GATGGGCACCGTGGAGATGTTTGGCAGCGCCACAATTCTATCCATTTCACCTAATTCAAGAACGGTCAACAACGGGGACATCATCCACACGGGAACGGGTACCGGGATCATCGACTGCGAGTTTGAGCAAGAGTATCTGGGTCAATTTGGGCCCGAACAAGGTGACATGGGAGATATTTGGGTAAACGAAGGTGTTTTGTGGTTTCGCAACAGCCATAACTTGACGTTCAAGGATACCGTGGCGGTCGGCCCGCAAGCGGAATTGCGAGTAGACGGCAACGGCGAGTTTATCACTGGGTGCGAGCTTATCAACTTGGTGCCGGATTCCGGCGTTGTGACGTTGCGGCAGCCAGCCTTCCACTTCCTGTATTTCCTGACCATCGATTTTACGGGTGAACTGAATCTCTTCGGTCCCGGCGAAGTCAATTTCTATCAAGCGACTCTTCTTGATACGATTGGAGTATTGCGTGCTGATTCCGGGATCACGGTCAATTCGGATCCCGGCACGATTCTCTATGCTCGGGAATTTGATCTGAACAATGCAATCGTCAATGCGACGGTGATCGTCGTCGAGCAGCAAAACTGGACATCCGGGAGTCTTGGCGACGGCTCGGGAGACAGTGTGACCATTGACGAAGGCGGAACTTTGGATGTATCCGGACCCGATCCCAAAGACATTGACGGCACAACGCTCGTTGTTCAAGGCACCGCCAACGTCGGAGGCTCAGGGGAGATCACCGTGAACAACGGCAATATCGTGGTCGAACCGGGTGGTACGCTGACAGTGGGCGACTCGGTGACGATTACGAGTCCATCTGACACGTTGATTAACACGGGCGAAATGTACATTAACTCACCGCTCGATACCAGTGTCTTCAACATCTTCGTCTACAACTACAATCCGAATGCCCGCACGCCGGGAACGATTGATATCTTAGGCAAGGCGAAGACTACAGGCGGCGTGAAGAACGACGGTGCCATGCTGGTTGAACCGTCTTCGGATCTCTACGTCTCGAACTACTTCGAAAATGGCGGACAGCTCGTAATCGAAGGCGGATCGGCACTAAATCTCGATGGTACGCTCATAAACAACGGCTCCGGCACAATCGACATGAACGGCGATGCTGATATCACAGGCGGCGGTGACATCGAAAACGGCGGCCAAGTCAACGTCAATGGTGTGGCGGTCAGTAGTTTGACGAACCGGATGATCGCGCCCACGATCACGAATTTTGCGGACAGCGGGTTCATTGATGTCTTTATGGACACCTTGACCCTTGCAGGCGGCGGCATAAACTATGGCGATATCGAACTGCACAACGGCGCGGTGCTCGTTATTCTTGGTAATTTCGAGAACGCTTCCACCGGACTGATTCACGGCAACGGTACGTTGGACATCAGCGGCGCAACGTTCGTCAACAACGGAACGATTAGTCCCGGAGCGTCGCCCGGCAATCTCATTGTCGAAGGTGACTTGACTCTCGGCGGCACGTCGCAACTCATGATGGAAATTGGCGGCCGCGTGCCTGGACAGGAGTTCGACCGTATTCAGGTGAATGGAATCCTGACGGTCGGTGGAAAACTCGTGCTGTCTATTTTGAACGGTTTTGTCCCGTCCGAAGACGACACACTTGAGCTGTTGACCTATGACCAAGCAGCGGGTGACTTCGAAGAAATCGAAGGCGCGCGTTTGCCTGATGGACGTTTTCTGGATATCAGCTTCGGCCCCAACGGCTTAAAGAACTTCATATGCACGCAGGAACCGGAATTCGATGCTGATTTGTCCGCAATTGAAGTGACGGTTCCGTATGGCGCGACTGCCGAGCACAGCGTCGATATTTGCAACACCGGATTATGCTGGCTTTCATGGTCGCCCGCATGGATTCAGGACAGCCCTGTTTCGCCGGTATGGATGGGCTTTGCCGGAGCGGCAGAAGCTCACACGGGTGGCTGTGCCAGTCTTCTGCTCGAGTTTGATGCCGCGGGCTTGTCACCCGGAACGTATCAAGGTCAGGTCGAGCTGATGACCAATGACGCGGACGAAGGATTGGTCAGAATTCCCGTGACGTTGATAGTGGATGACGATCCATTGCCCGTGGAGTTGATTTCTTTCACGGCGACGCCTGACTATAATCGTGTGGTTCTGAGCTGGAGCACTGGTGCCGAAGCGGATCTCAGTCATTTCGAGATTGAGCGGGGCGGCGAACAACGGGCTTCGATTGAAGCCGTCAATAGCGCTTCCGGTCACAACTATTCTTGGATCGACGGTGAAGTGTCGACGGAAGAAACTTACAGCTATTCGTTGATATCCGTGGACATGGATGGCACCCGCAGGAGTCTCGGAACCGTTGAAGCTCGACCGCTCAGACAGGTTCTGCCGACCGAACTATATCTGTCCCAGAACTATCCGAATCCTTTCAATGCAACAACCACGATTCAGTACTACTTGCCTGAAGCGTCCAAAATGACTCTGACGCTTTACAATATCGCAGGGCAGGAGATCGTTACACTTGCCGACGGGCTGCAGTCTGCTGGAATGCACACGGTTAGCTATGACGCGGTTGATCTTCCGTCTGGAGTGTATTTCTATCAACTCAGGTCGCCGGCTCAGTCATTGATG
This region of Calditrichota bacterium genomic DNA includes:
- a CDS encoding T9SS type A sorting domain-containing protein, whose amino-acid sequence is MSRHFLLMLTTALVFASSAMAVQKNWNNPAGGDWFEPTNWTPPGFPSYFDDVYITLQGNYVVYVEGGDANVGSLHLGGESVTTQELLVTDGSLTVTWSSTIDVSGQLHLTDNGYFYMSSGTAIASLYSVDNYGTVLVDSTSAIYLSELFADVVFTNQGMGNVVFHGPSLIDSDIQYTEGADPGSYFENYGTVTKIGGGVLQINTAFYNRHGATFNVNGGSVLAWFLENDGYMSIHPGATYNIDEYSPDFRSLHVDTMGTVEMFGSATILSISPNSRTVNNGDIIHTGTGTGIIDCEFEQEYLGQFGPEQGDMGDIWVNEGVLWFRNSHNLTFKDTVAVGPQAELRVDGNGEFITGCELINLVPDSGVVTLRQPAFHFLYFLTIDFTGELNLFGPGEVNFYQATLLDTIGVLRADSGITVNSDPGTILYAREFDLNNAIVNATVIVVEQQNWTSGSLGDGSGDSVTIDEGGTLDVSGPDPKDIDGTTLVVQGTANVGGSGEITVNNGNIVVEPGGTLTVGDSVTITSPSDTLINTGEMYINSPLDTSVFNIFVYNYNPNARTPGTIDILGKAKTTGGVKNDGAMLVEPSSDLYVSNYFENGGQLVIEGGSALNLDGTLINNGSGTIDMNGDADITGGGDIENGGQVNVNGVAVSSLTNRMIAPTITNFADSGFIDVFMDTLTLAGGGINYGDIELHNGAVLVILGNFENASTGLIHGNGTLDISGATFVNNGTISPGASPGNLIVEGDLTLGGTSQLMMEIGGRVPGQEFDRIQVNGILTVGGKLVLSILNGFVPSEDDTLELLTYDQAAGDFEEIEGARLPDGRFLDISFGPNGLKNFICTQEPEFDADLSAIEVTVPYGATAEHSVDICNTGLCWLSWSPAWIQDSPVSPVWMGFAGAAEAHTGGCASLLLEFDAAGLSPGTYQGQVELMTNDADEGLVRIPVTLIVDDDPLPVELISFTATPDYNRVVLSWSTGAEADLSHFEIERGGEQRASIEAVNSASGHNYSWIDGEVSTEETYSYSLISVDMDGTRRSLGTVEARPLRQVLPTELYLSQNYPNPFNATTTIQYYLPEASKMTLTLYNIAGQEIVTLADGLQSAGMHTVSYDAVDLPSGVYFYQLRSPAQSLMKKMVLLK